Proteins from a single region of Anthonomus grandis grandis chromosome 18, icAntGran1.3, whole genome shotgun sequence:
- the LOC126746700 gene encoding uncharacterized protein LOC126746700 gives MTHKHFYYLVILVASPLISTALGLKCFQCNSAESPDCATLKSNDTDISPHLKDCEVNQPDHEPFCRKIVTKILDGESVRVIRSCGWILQEPARRNDTCRSNDSDYVLRTSCYCFSDACNRATPLGAAPLSTTLLIVSLAKVIIRSIDIVF, from the exons ATGACTCATAAACACTTCTATTATCTCGTTATCTTGGTGGCATCTCCTTTAATTTCAACAG CTCTCGGACTAAAATGTTTCCAGTGCAATTCGGCCGAGAGTCCAGACTGTGCCACCCTTAAGTCCAACGACACCGACATCAGTCCGCACCTGAAAGACTGCGAGGTAAATCAACCCGATCACGAACCGTTTTGCCGGAAAATCGTTACGAAAA TTTTAGACGGCGAGAGCGTCCGAGTGATCCGTAGTTGCGGCTGGATCCTGCAGGAACCCGCGCGCAGAAACGACACGTGCAGGAGCAACGACAGCGACTACGTCCTCAGAACTAGCTGCTACTGCTTTTCTGATGCCTGCAATCGGGCCACGCCCCTCGGTGCCGCGCCCTTAAGCACCACCCTCTTAATTGTTAGTCTAGCAAAAGTGATTATTAGATCTAtagatattgttttttaa